The Tistrella bauzanensis genome has a window encoding:
- the ccoO gene encoding cytochrome-c oxidase, cbb3-type subunit II translates to MALTHDKIEKRTGLLVILTLATVSIGGMVEIIPLYTIESTVEAVDGVRPYTPLELAGRDIYIREGCYTCHSQQVRPFRDEAERYGHYSLAAESKYDHPFQWGSKRTGPDLARVGGKYSNEWHVAHLYDPRALVPGSVMPTYGFLLNRPLETASMAGRLGANATVGVPYTAEMIDVALADMVAQADPMSDAEGLIARYPGARVDNYDGDTAKLTEMDALVAYLQVLGTMVRFNDLTVEELQQ, encoded by the coding sequence ATGGCGCTCACGCATGACAAGATCGAGAAGCGCACCGGGCTTCTGGTCATTCTGACCCTCGCCACCGTCTCGATCGGCGGCATGGTCGAGATCATCCCGCTCTACACCATCGAGAGCACGGTCGAGGCGGTGGACGGTGTCCGCCCCTACACCCCGCTGGAGCTGGCCGGCCGCGACATCTACATCCGGGAGGGCTGCTATACCTGCCACAGCCAGCAGGTGCGCCCCTTCCGCGACGAGGCCGAACGCTATGGCCATTACAGCCTGGCGGCCGAGAGCAAATACGATCATCCCTTCCAGTGGGGGTCGAAGCGCACCGGGCCGGATCTGGCCCGGGTGGGTGGCAAGTACTCCAACGAATGGCACGTGGCGCATCTCTATGATCCGCGTGCCCTGGTGCCCGGTTCTGTGATGCCGACCTATGGCTTCCTGCTGAACCGGCCGCTTGAGACCGCCAGCATGGCCGGCCGGCTTGGCGCCAATGCCACCGTCGGCGTGCCTTATACGGCCGAGATGATCGACGTGGCCCTGGCCGACATGGTCGCCCAGGCCGACCCGATGAGCGACGCCGAGGGTCTGATCGCCCGCTATCCCGGTGCCCGCGTCGACAATTATGACGGGGACACCGCGAAGCTGACCGAGATGGACGCGCTGGTGGCCTATCTGCAGGTGCTGGGCACCATGGTGCGGTTCAACGACCTGACGGTCGAAGAACTTCAGCAGTGA
- the ccoN gene encoding cytochrome-c oxidase, cbb3-type subunit I, protein MTMTATLGDVQGRATTPVRSAARYDEGTIRLFVIAAMFWGVAAFAAGTFIAFQLAFPSLNLGLEYTSFGRLRPLHTSAAIFAFGGNVLIGTSFHVVQRTCRAPLFGGPALARFIFWGYNFFIVQAALGYLLGYTQGKEYAEPEWYVDLWLTIVWVCYFVAFIGTVVRRREPHIYVANWFYIAFIVTIAMLHIVNNLSVPASLLGSKSYVVFAGVQDALVQWWYGHNAVGFFLTAGFLAIMYYYIPKRAERPIYSYRLSIVHFWSLIFLYIWAGPHHLHYTALPDWAQTLGMVFSIMLWMPSWGGMINGLMTLSGAWDKLRTDPVIRFLVTSVAFYGMSTFEGPVMSIRAVNALSHYTDWTIGHVHSGALGWVAFVSFGAIYMMVPMLWKKQGLYSMALVSWHYWISTLGILLYITSMWVSGIMQGLMWRAYDELGFLQYSFVETVMAMHPFYIIRGLGGVLFLTGALIMVYNLIMTVQVGQPVAASRAAAPATVEA, encoded by the coding sequence ATGACAATGACCGCAACACTGGGCGACGTGCAGGGCCGGGCGACGACGCCCGTGCGCTCCGCCGCCCGCTATGACGAAGGCACGATCCGGCTGTTCGTGATCGCCGCCATGTTCTGGGGCGTGGCGGCCTTTGCGGCCGGTACCTTCATCGCCTTCCAGCTGGCGTTCCCCTCGCTCAACCTCGGCCTGGAATACACCTCGTTCGGCCGGCTGCGGCCGCTGCACACCTCGGCCGCCATCTTCGCCTTCGGCGGCAACGTGCTGATCGGCACCTCGTTCCATGTGGTGCAGCGCACCTGCCGCGCGCCGCTGTTCGGCGGGCCGGCGCTCGCGCGGTTCATCTTCTGGGGCTACAACTTCTTCATCGTCCAGGCGGCGCTCGGCTATCTGCTGGGCTATACCCAGGGCAAGGAATATGCCGAGCCGGAATGGTATGTCGACCTGTGGCTGACCATCGTCTGGGTCTGCTATTTCGTCGCCTTCATCGGCACGGTGGTGCGCCGGCGCGAGCCCCATATCTATGTGGCGAACTGGTTCTACATCGCCTTCATCGTGACCATCGCGATGCTGCACATCGTGAACAACCTGTCGGTGCCGGCCAGCCTGCTGGGCTCGAAGAGCTATGTGGTGTTCGCGGGCGTTCAGGATGCGCTGGTGCAGTGGTGGTATGGCCATAACGCCGTGGGCTTCTTCCTGACCGCCGGCTTCCTTGCGATCATGTACTACTACATCCCCAAGCGCGCGGAACGGCCGATCTATTCCTATCGCCTGTCGATCGTCCACTTCTGGTCGCTGATCTTCCTCTACATCTGGGCCGGCCCGCATCATCTGCACTATACGGCACTGCCCGACTGGGCGCAGACGCTGGGCATGGTGTTCTCGATCATGCTGTGGATGCCCTCGTGGGGCGGCATGATCAACGGCCTGATGACCCTGTCCGGCGCCTGGGACAAGCTGCGCACCGATCCTGTCATCCGCTTCCTGGTCACCTCGGTCGCCTTCTATGGCATGTCGACCTTCGAAGGTCCGGTCATGTCGATCCGCGCGGTCAACGCGCTCAGCCACTACACCGACTGGACCATCGGCCACGTACATTCCGGCGCCCTCGGCTGGGTCGCCTTCGTGTCCTTCGGCGCGATCTACATGATGGTGCCGATGCTGTGGAAGAAGCAGGGCCTGTATTCGATGGCGCTGGTGTCCTGGCACTACTGGATCTCGACGCTCGGCATCCTGCTCTACATCACCTCGATGTGGGTGTCCGGCATCATGCAGGGCCTGATGTGGCGCGCCTATGACGAGCTGGGTTTCCTTCAGTACAGCTTCGTCGAGACCGTCATGGCCATGCATCCCTTCTACATCATCCGCGGACTTGGCGGCGTGCTGTTCCTCACCGGTGCCCTGATCATGGTCTACAACCTGATCATGACGGTGCAGGTGGGCCAGCCGGTCGCAGCCAGCCGGGCCGCGGCGCCTGCCACGGTGGAGGCCTGA
- a CDS encoding cbb3-type cytochrome c oxidase subunit 3 has product MLGNDDLHAIYQFIRSWWIVAVMILILANGVKAFLPGQRAEMDSASRIPLRDDDA; this is encoded by the coding sequence ATGTTGGGCAATGACGACCTCCACGCGATTTATCAGTTCATCCGTTCATGGTGGATTGTCGCCGTCATGATCCTGATCCTCGCGAACGGCGTGAAAGCTTTCCTGCCCGGCCAGCGTGCCGAGATGGACAGCGCCTCACGCATCCCGCTCCGCGACGACGACGCCTGA